The proteins below come from a single Roseiconus lacunae genomic window:
- a CDS encoding peptidylprolyl isomerase, translated as MVQPLRPFATMRTLAILCGALLLANLPGQPPVYGDDANPVVAVVNADPITRQMLADATLARYGDSVLDNVIINRQLILEACNDRGMQVSQAEVSEEIGRLATKFGFSVQDYLKLLQDERNIDPGRYGREIIWPMLALRKLVADQVEPTEEEFNRAYVAQYGEAVKCRMIMVADQQKAQMLHREAVANPSNFATLAKQNSDDEVSASVGGLIPPIRRYMGDSRIEEAAFALEKNEISPILQVGDQWMFVQAVRRMPATVPNAQAMPAIREQINDRIRDQKMKTAATELFTQLQRDANVVKVFGDESLEKQYPGIAAVVNNSRITIAQLAAECVKRHGDDVLEGEINRKILNQALSKAQKKVTSEDVQAEIERAAKGYGFIKGDGSADIDGWIESVTSDGETTYEIYVNDAVWPSVALKKLVEDRVHVTEQDLQVGFESNFGPRVEVLACVLGDQRTAQKVWKMARDNPSEEFFGRLAEDYSIEPVSASNSGKVPPIRKYSGQPTIEREAFELKPGELSGVIGVGDKYILLKCQGRTQPVVSEQSAVREELVRDLTERKFSAEMAKEFDNLKDTAEIENYFTAVKEIASASRSNATQR; from the coding sequence ATGGTCCAGCCTCTACGGCCTTTCGCAACCATGCGGACGCTTGCCATCCTGTGTGGCGCGTTGTTGCTTGCAAATCTACCCGGCCAACCGCCCGTCTATGGCGACGATGCCAACCCCGTCGTCGCCGTCGTCAATGCGGATCCCATCACGCGGCAAATGCTGGCCGACGCCACGCTTGCGCGATACGGCGATTCCGTGCTCGACAACGTCATCATCAATCGTCAACTGATCCTTGAAGCTTGCAATGACCGTGGAATGCAAGTCTCCCAAGCCGAAGTTAGCGAAGAAATCGGCCGCCTCGCCACCAAGTTCGGCTTCAGCGTCCAAGACTACCTGAAACTGTTGCAAGACGAACGCAATATCGATCCCGGACGCTACGGTCGAGAAATCATCTGGCCGATGCTGGCGCTTCGAAAACTGGTTGCCGATCAAGTCGAACCGACCGAGGAAGAGTTCAACCGAGCCTACGTCGCTCAGTACGGCGAAGCGGTCAAGTGCCGAATGATCATGGTCGCCGATCAACAAAAAGCTCAGATGCTGCACCGAGAAGCGGTCGCCAACCCAAGCAATTTCGCAACCCTTGCCAAACAAAACAGTGACGACGAAGTCAGTGCGAGTGTCGGCGGTTTGATTCCACCGATCCGCCGCTACATGGGTGATTCGCGAATCGAAGAAGCCGCGTTCGCTCTGGAGAAAAATGAGATTTCGCCGATTTTGCAAGTCGGCGATCAATGGATGTTCGTTCAAGCGGTCCGGCGGATGCCCGCGACGGTTCCCAACGCCCAAGCCATGCCGGCGATTCGCGAACAGATCAATGATCGCATCCGCGACCAAAAGATGAAGACAGCTGCGACAGAGTTGTTCACTCAACTGCAGCGCGACGCTAACGTCGTTAAAGTCTTTGGGGATGAATCGCTCGAAAAACAGTATCCCGGTATTGCTGCGGTCGTCAACAACAGCCGAATTACGATCGCTCAATTGGCTGCCGAGTGCGTCAAGCGTCACGGCGATGACGTTCTCGAAGGCGAAATCAATCGTAAGATTCTGAATCAAGCGCTATCCAAAGCCCAAAAGAAGGTGACTTCCGAAGACGTTCAAGCCGAGATTGAGCGAGCGGCAAAAGGCTATGGCTTTATCAAAGGCGACGGCTCGGCAGACATCGATGGCTGGATCGAATCGGTCACCAGCGATGGCGAGACAACGTACGAGATCTATGTCAACGATGCGGTTTGGCCCAGCGTCGCACTGAAGAAACTTGTCGAAGATCGTGTCCATGTGACCGAACAAGACCTACAAGTCGGCTTCGAAAGCAACTTTGGCCCTCGCGTCGAAGTCCTCGCTTGCGTCCTCGGTGACCAACGCACCGCCCAAAAAGTCTGGAAGATGGCTCGCGACAATCCATCCGAAGAGTTCTTTGGACGGTTGGCCGAAGACTATAGCATCGAACCGGTTTCGGCGAGCAACAGCGGAAAGGTGCCTCCGATTCGCAAGTACAGCGGTCAACCAACGATCGAACGGGAAGCCTTCGAGTTGAAACCCGGCGAACTGAGCGGCGTGATCGGTGTGGGCGACAAGTACATCTTGCTAAAGTGCCAAGGCCGGACCCAACCAGTGGTCAGTGAACAATCGGCAGTCCGAGAAGAACTGGTTCGAGATCTTACCGAGCGAAAGTTCTCGGCAGAGATGGCCAAAGAGTTCGACAATCTGAAAGACACCGCGGAAATTGAAAACTACTTCACCGCGGTTAAAGAGATTGCTTCGGCCTCTCGCTCGAACGCTACGCAGCGATAG